In the genome of Streptomyces sp. NBC_00259, the window GGCGGGTTCTCCCACTCCCAGACCGGCATCACCGCGGGCGTGCCCGTGACCGCCGGGGCGCCGAGTATGTGCGGACGCTGCTGTTCGTCCGAGCGCCACAACGCGGTGGCGCGCTCCACGAAACCGGAGAGCGGCGAGCCGTGCCGGTCGCCGGTCTCCCCCGGAACGCCGAGCCCGATGTCGTCGAGGGTGACCGCGCGGTGGAGCCGGGCCGCGAGCACCTCGCAGATGAGATCGGGCACCCGGCCGCGCGGCCGCTGGCCCTTCAACCAGCGTGCCACCGCCGTGTGTTCGTACCGGAGGGTCAGGCCTCGCGCCCGGCCCATCTGGTTGACATGGGCGGCGAGGCCCGCGTGGGAGATGCCCGCCTCGTCCAGCAGTGCGTCGAGCAGGGTGTTGGGCTGCATGGGGCCCTCCGTTGGCTCGGTGCGGCCCAGCGTAGTGGAGCGGGCTTCGCACGGGGTGTGAAACAAGTGCATATATCCATGCCGTGCGCGCGCTGCCGCCGTACCGGGCGCACCGGTTGACTGAACTGCCTCACATGGAGGCGGCCGGGCCGCCGGCTCCCCCTCGTACAGTGCGGCGGCCCGTATCCGCGCCGTCCGTCCCGCCGGTCTGCCCGACACTCCGCGGCAGGGCGGGCGGCGCGCGGCCGCGAACGACCGGTTGTCCGTCAGCGATTGGAGGGTTCCCGGCGGGAACGGCGCAGCCCCGGCTCCGCGGACTGCGCCGCGACCCGTGTCCGGTCGTTCCGCAGCACCATGAGGGCCACATCGTCGGTCAGCCGGCCGCCCATGTGGCGCACCCAGCGCCGAGTGCACCCACTGGACCACGACCGCGAGTGCGGCGCCTGGGGCGGTACCTCGCCCGGATCGAGGCCGTGGACGAGAAGGTCCATGCCGGCCGGGTCGATTCAGTCGATCGCCGGCGGGGACACGCGGCCATCCGCCCGGCTTCCCACTCGAAGGAGTGAGCTGGAGGCACGCATACGAGAGGGGCGCACCCGGAACGGATCCTGGTGCGCCCCTCGGCGCTGAGCGGGATGCTCAGGCGCCGCGCAGCACCGCTCCGGTGCGCTCGGCGGCGAGCGCGACGGCGGCGTCGCGGGCGGCCGAGGCCTCCTCGACGGTCAGCGTGCGGTCGGCGGCACGGAACCGCAGCGCGTAGGCGAGCGACTTCCGGCCCTCGCCGATCTGCTCACCCGTGAAGACGTCGAACAGCCGGATGGACTCCAGCAGTTCACCGGCGCCCTCGCGCAGCACCTTCTCGACGTCCGCCGCCGGAACCTCGTCGGGGACGACGAGCGCGACGTCCTGCGTGGCCACCGGGAACGTGGAGATCCGCGGAGCCTGCAGCGCGCCTTCGCCGGCCTGCTCCAGCAGGTCCAGCTCCAGCTCCATCGCGCAGGTGCGCTCCGGCAGCCCCAGCGCCTTGATGACCCGCGGGTGCAGCTCGCCCGCGTGTCCGACGAGGGTCTCCTCACCGTTCACCGTGGCGTACAGCGCGGCACAGCGGCCCGGGTGCCACGGCGCGTGCCGGTCGGCCCGGACGACGAGCCCGGCGCCGGCCTGACGGGCGACGGTACGGGCGGACTCGACCGCGTCGGCCCAGTCGGCCGGACGTCCCGCGCCCCACCAGCCGGCCTGCTCGCGGGCGCCGGCCAGCACCGTGGCGACGCGGCGCGGCTGACGCGGCAGGGCCGCGTTCAGTACGGCGATCTCCTCGTCGGTGGGGCGGCGGTCGACGGGCAGCACGCCCGGGACCGTCTCCTCACCGGTGGGCCGGAAGACCAGACCGGTCTCGAACAGCGCCAGGTCACCGGTCCCGCGGCCGACGTTGCGGCGCAGCGCGGCGAGCAGACCGGGCAGCAGCGTGGTGCGCAGCGCCGGCTCCTCGTCGGAGATCGGGTTGACCAGCGTGACGACGGTGCGTCGCGGGTCGTCCGCCTCCAGGCCGAGCTGGTCGAGGACCGCCTCCCCGACGAACGGGTAGTTCAGCGCCTCGACGTAGCCGCTGCCGGCCAGCGCACGGCCGACGCGCCGGTGCAGCCGCTGGCGGGAGGTGAGCCCGCGGCCCGACGGCGGCGTGGGCAGCGTGGAGGGCAGGTTCTCGTAGCCCTCCAGCCGGATGACCTCTTCCGCGAGGTCGTTCGGCTCGTGCAGGTCGGGGCGCCACGACGGGACGGAGACGACGAGCTCGTCCTGCCCGTAGACGTCGCAGCCGACCTGCTGGAGGCGGCGGACCACGGTCTCGCGGCCGTAGGTGACACCGGCGACCCGGTCGGGGTGGTCGGCGGGCATCGAGACCGTACGCGGCGCGGACGGCGCGATGATCTCGGTGACGCCGGCCTCGGCGGTGCCGCCCGCGAGCAGCACCAGCAGGTCGACCGTGCGCTGCGCGGCCGCGGCGGCGGCCTGCGGGTCGACGCCGCGCTCGAAGCGCTTGGACGCCTCGGAGGACAGCTTGTGGCGGCGTGCGGTGCGGGCGATGGAGACGGGGGCGAAGTGCGCTGCCTCGATGACGACCTCGGTGGTGCCGTGGACCTCACCGGTCTCCGGGTCGGTCGCGGCGTCGGCGATCTCCGTGTTGGCGCCGCCCATCACGCCCGCGAGGCCGATGGGCCCGCGGTTGTCGGTGATGACCAGGTCCTCGGCGTCCAGGACGCGCTTGACGCCGTCGAGGGTGGTGAACTTCTCCCCGGCCTCGGCGCGGCGCACCCCGATCGGCCCGTCGAGCCGGGTCCGGTCGTACGCGTGCAGCGGCTGGCCGAGCTCCAGCATCACGTAGTTGGTGATGTCGACGGCGAGCGAGATCGGCCGCATCCCGGCCTTCTGCAGCCTGCGCTGCATCCAGATCGGGGAGCGTGCCTCGGGGTCGAGGCCGACGACGGTGCGCGCGGTGAAGCGGTCGCAGCCGATCGGGTCCGCGATCTTCACCGCGTAGCCGTACGAGTTGGGCGCGGGCACGTCCAGCAGCGCCGGGTCGCGCAGCGGCCGGCCGTAGGCGATGGCGGTC includes:
- the pheT gene encoding phenylalanine--tRNA ligase subunit beta, with the translated sequence MRVPLSWLREYVDLPATETGRDVQTKLIAAGLEVETVEQLGAGLTGPLVVGQVLTIEELTEFKKPIRFCTVDVGQANQTGEPQEIICGARNFAVGDKVVVALPGAVLPGDFRIAERKTYGRVSRGMICSGDELGMGDDGTHGIIVLPPEIEIGTDATELLELFDEVLDIAVTPDRGYCLSLRGVARETAIAYGRPLRDPALLDVPAPNSYGYAVKIADPIGCDRFTARTVVGLDPEARSPIWMQRRLQKAGMRPISLAVDITNYVMLELGQPLHAYDRTRLDGPIGVRRAEAGEKFTTLDGVKRVLDAEDLVITDNRGPIGLAGVMGGANTEIADAATDPETGEVHGTTEVVIEAAHFAPVSIARTARRHKLSSEASKRFERGVDPQAAAAAAQRTVDLLVLLAGGTAEAGVTEIIAPSAPRTVSMPADHPDRVAGVTYGRETVVRRLQQVGCDVYGQDELVVSVPSWRPDLHEPNDLAEEVIRLEGYENLPSTLPTPPSGRGLTSRQRLHRRVGRALAGSGYVEALNYPFVGEAVLDQLGLEADDPRRTVVTLVNPISDEEPALRTTLLPGLLAALRRNVGRGTGDLALFETGLVFRPTGEETVPGVLPVDRRPTDEEIAVLNAALPRQPRRVATVLAGAREQAGWWGAGRPADWADAVESARTVARQAGAGLVVRADRHAPWHPGRCAALYATVNGEETLVGHAGELHPRVIKALGLPERTCAMELELDLLEQAGEGALQAPRISTFPVATQDVALVVPDEVPAADVEKVLREGAGELLESIRLFDVFTGEQIGEGRKSLAYALRFRAADRTLTVEEASAARDAAVALAAERTGAVLRGA